The Triticum aestivum cultivar Chinese Spring chromosome 7B, IWGSC CS RefSeq v2.1, whole genome shotgun sequence genome window below encodes:
- the LOC123162782 gene encoding uncharacterized protein — protein MSEQFSSAGERRTFSLAAYLAGPSCTHHMPRGAKQRATAMCRTRRRNAALPSWALGVPTFGPHPLRCLLTGQAREELSRSRTQSLISTHSSPEQRHCIIHRFDTRQPTQSESSPRASKQEDREEGRSLIAIGSMAPEFGWWPMSPWLSPGAASFIFFNVLVGAIAVMSSSRGPEPAARRKLVRTASTVVLESLRSISNFPFHSLGDYAVAAYSAPASSQLHHVQAQYYSTTIQEQEARGVDRVEPEPASVAQEEAVVAATTATSPQSAPVAAPAAQDVKRMVEPEPAPVAQEETVAAATTTTSPQSAAPAALDASAAATQGEVEDGESISLDEAYALARAGRQSAADTVATVPKKAKGRGAYGCGRGTEDVEGKAEVDARAEQFIRQFREELKLERINSILNHTHALRRTAGAR, from the coding sequence ATGTCCGAGCAATTTTCAAGTGCCGGGGAGCGGCGAACCTTCTCGCTGGCCGCCTACCTGGCCGGCCCAAGTTGCACGCACCACATGCCGCGAGGAGCAAAGCAGAGAGCAACAGCGATGTGCCGTACGCGGCGCAGGAATGCAGCTCTTCCATCCTGGGCGCTCGGTGTTCCCACCTTTGGCCCCCATCCTTTGCGTTGTTTATTGACAGGCCAGGCGCGAGAAGAGCTGTCACGGTCCAGGACCCAGAGCCTTATAAGTACGCACAGCTCACCTGAGCAAAGGCACTGCATTATTCATCGCTTCGACACTCGACAGCCGACACAGAGCGAGTCGTCACCCAGAGCAAGCAAGCAAGAAGATCGGGAGGAGGGTCGGAGTTTGATCGCCATTGGATCGATGGCGCCGGAGTTTGGGTGGTGGCCGATGTCGCCGTGGCTGAGCCCGGGCGCGGCGTCGTTCATCTTCTTCAACGTCCTCGTTGGCGCCATCGCGGTCATGTCGTCGTCCCGGGGGCCGGAACCGGCCGCCCGGCGCAAGCTCGTTCGCACGGCCTCGACCGTCGTGCTGGAGAGCCTGCGTTCGATCTCCAACTTCCCCTTCCACTCGCTGGGCGACTACGCCGTCGCCGCGTACTCTGCACCGGCGTCGTCGCAGCTCCACCACGTGCAAGCCCAGTACTATAGTACTACGATCCAAGAGCAAGAAGCACGTGGGGTCGACAGGGTGGAGCCCGAGCCGGCATCAGTCGCCCAAGAAGAAGCTGTAGTGGCGGCCACAACAGCCACCTCGCCGCAGAGCGCGCCTGTCGCGGCACCGGCGGCACAGGATGTGAAAAGGATGGTGGAGCCCGAGCCAGCACCAGTCGCCCAAGAAGAAACCGTAGCGGCGGCCACAACAACCACCTCGCCGCAGAGCGCGGCACCGGCAGCACTCGACGCGTCCGCGGCGGCGACTCAGGGCGAGGTCGAAGACGGGGAGTCCATCAGCTTGGACGAGGCATACGCGCTGGCGCGCGCAGGGCGGCAGTCCGCCGCCGACACGGTGGCCACGGTGCCAAAGAAGGCCAAGGGGCGAGGAGCCTACGGATGCGGGCGGGGAACGGAGGACGTCGAAGGGAAGGCGGAGGTGGACGCGCGGGCGGAGCAGTTCATCCGGCAGTTCCGGGAGGAGCTCAAGCTGGAGCgcatcaactccatcctcaacCACACCCACGCGCTGCGCCGCACCGCAGGGGCACGCTAG